The genomic stretch caggccaggttatggtcagaccaggctaaactgggcctaacacatATCTAAAGTTCTTGTGAAATAGAATTTTCTCAAATTCCATACTTATCAAGGTTTTCTTGAAAGATTTAGAAATAATGACGAATTCCGTCACCTAAAAAGTgttgattcacaaaacaagtttaaCATATGATTTTTGAGAAATTTCAATGTCTAGCATCATCTAGACTCTTCAAAATTAATGTATCCAGAATACCCAACTAagtttcaatttataaattaggtaTACGAAATAAACTTTAGACTACTAGTACATTCGGGGATTCTCAGTCGAGATGTTCATAAGGAATTTATTCTGAAAGATCTACAAGGCCAATTGCTACAAAATTTTACAGGCAGAAACTagacttgaaaataacctaaCTTTATTCTTTACATTTTTGAAGATAACAACTTTAAAATGGTTTGATAATTCGTTTAAGATAACTTATAGATTTACAGAATTGCTGTAACTTTCTTTCTTTAACCtaatcatgtttaacctaatctTTATGTAATTAAGCACGACTTCTACTGTaatcctactataatttaagtctTAAAGATGAACAATTAAATCTTATAAAGATTAAAGGCAACTTATAAAATAAAAGATCGAATCCAATAGAAGCATATGCAAAATCCCCAAATTGATTGCCCAATTCCCCTTTTTTCCCTTTTTATTCTGCCTCTCCCCTCAACTTATGTGTGATATTTGTAAAAGTGAAAAGTGATTTATGAATAAGTTTACCCTTGTATTTATAGTTGTAAAGGTAGGCACAATTAGAAAATTATTAGGAAACTTACCTAATTATAATATatgtattattttttttttttttttgcagaaaatGTAAGGGATCTTCTCATTGATAAATAGGGAGTATAAAGTAATACCCACTAGACCACAAGCATCCTACAAAGGTAAGTCATAGTAGCCACCTAAACCAAACAAACAAAGTCCAAATTCTAACCAACTAGAAGCCTACCATATGATGATACATTATGGTTGTAATATCATAACAAATGCGAGAACTAAGAGTGTAAACAGAGGTACTCTGCCCTCTAAAGATGCGCTTGTTCATTTCCTTCCAAATTGTGTAAAGAGCACACACAAAAGCAACCCTTCTTTTCACTTTGTCTTTAGCACGCCCCTTGTTTCTTTCCTTAAGCCATTTCACCAGGTGACCTAGATTAGAAGGCAGGTCCAAAGACATCCTGCTGTTAACCGCAGTCCAAACCTGCAAAGAGTAAGAGCAGTCGAAAAATAGATGTTGAACATCTTCTCCAGCAGCCGCACACAGCACACAACGGTTAGCCATACTCATACCACGTCTTTTCAGATTGTCCACTGTAGAGAGCTTGTTTGAACATGCCATGGCCCCAATAACAGCCTACTTTGGGACAACAACAGGGTCATGGATTGTCCTTCCCCAAGCCACCACATCAGCTTTGGTCCTCATCAGATCATACAAGCACCATACATCCAACTTACCATAGAGAGAGCAGCTAGCTAACAACTTCTCAGCTCTATTGGCAGACCCAACAAATTGAACTAGATAGTCCTTCACCTGAATGATCGATTTCCAAAACCAGGATTGAGAAATAGTACTTGTGGCGTGCCATATAGTACCCCCTTTCAGCACATAATGCCTGAACCAAGAGGTCTATGGACAGTCAGGTTTGTACTAAAGTTTCCATACCCAGTGCATCAGTTGACATTTATTCCAGCTTAATACTTCCTTGATATCTAACCCTCCTTCCCTTTTAGGTTTGCAAAGACCCTGCCACCCCTGGAAAACCATTCTTCTCTTGCCTCAGCTATCCCCCCAATAAAAGTCCCTGCAAATTTTATGAATCTTCTTTACAATCCCCTTGGGGAGAAGGATACTTGCCCCCCAGAAATTTTGGATGCCAAAGACAACAGAATTAATCAGAGTAGCTTTTCCAGAGTAACTGAGACTATGGTTACCCCAGTGCATAATTTTTGCTCGAATTCTTGTCAACATAGACTGAAACATATTTTCAGTGAACCTGGAAGTGGAGAGAGGAAGGCCAAGGTATCTAAAAGAGAAATCCCATTCACTAAACCTAGTGGTAGCCATAATCAGATCCCTAAGATCTCTagagacccccccccccccctaaaataCATACAAGTCTTCATAGGGTTTGCAGTGAGCCCAGATAAGCTACCAAACTTATCCAAGCAAGCAGCAATTGCTTTGACAGAAGGTAAGTCACCCCTAGTGAAGACAAGGAGGTCGTCAGCAAACACTAAATGAGTGAGATCGAGCTTGACACACTTAGGATGGTGTAAGAAAACCCAGAGGAAGAAGGCAACCCCCTGAGCAGTCTTGAAAGGATCTCCATAGAGAGGACAAAAAGGTAGGGAGAGAGGGGATCACCCTGCCGTAGTCCTCTCTGTCCATTAAAATAACCTTCAACCCCACCATTAACAGCTAGTGAGAAGTATGGAGTGGTGATACAGGCAAGTATCCATTGCACAAACCTGCTAGGAAAACCATAGAGCACCAGGCTATGCTTAAGAAACTCCCAATTAACCGAGTCAAAAGCTTTCCTGATGTCCACCTTTATGAGGCATCTAGGGGTTAGTCTAGCCCTGCTGTACTTAGCAGTAAGCTAATGAGCCAGAATAGAGTTATCAAACACGTC from Silene latifolia isolate original U9 population chromosome 5, ASM4854445v1, whole genome shotgun sequence encodes the following:
- the LOC141655570 gene encoding uncharacterized protein LOC141655570, which translates into the protein MACSNKLSTVDNLKRRGMSMANRCVLCAAAGEDVQHLFFDCSYSLQVWTAVNSRMSLDLPSNLGHLVKWLKERNKGRAKDKVKRRVAFVCALYTIWKEMNKRIFRGQSTSVYTLSSRICYDITTIMYHHMVGF